A window of the Dehalococcoidia bacterium genome harbors these coding sequences:
- a CDS encoding GAF domain-containing protein: MSAPGLDDLFASNGADRLLRAIEQVALTHLSSLPTSAMMERLAGIVGEALDARVVIIRRYDPHQNVLEAVASWGLPLQEVPYPRIAVDRDFLGRLNALHTFSVVHTAEYPHDPAIRTLAERLGVQTSLGVPLRAGDTYLGSLRIHFPLKRTFSPQETALVQAVADRVAQALYHAQTLEREQSARRHAEALLAIAQAGLANAPLSEVLQGLATAIHKAVRADVVIRLWDESQQGLILGACTPPTPPGWTRPRVLPLDTFAGKAFRENRTLIATQFSRDDPLFRLFPSTFCATIAIPIPGGEHPLGTLALCWTHPYTPTADEQNLLETAAALAGQAIRRSQALEQECQARRHAESLLAIAKAGLAHAPLPDVLQGLAKVILVSLQADRVVLRLWNEKTQTLDLAAFAPALLEPILTPRHTHSQQTFSLRVFQEKRTLALPDIAHDPIARSTFHPSIVSTLGTPILSDGSPLGVIHVDWTSPHTPTPKEQTLLETAAALAGQAIRRATALEQEHQARRWAEALAQVLQEGTRSAPLPHILQRILVHMVAYWGATGGIVRLLDKATQSLVAVACVGYRMEDLTPQPIDGSGGGLSRIIFASRATRLYGYADLLQARSLTALLGHKMLLGAPLEIQGEPVGVLHLDWKEERDFTPEDIERFTLMVRTASQAVERVWLTEKAQQQARALQYQAAILAQVQDIITVTDLEGKVRYWSPGAERLLGIPSSATLGASLYSLLGGTPQDWEECVRHIAAGRIPATRSCPVTTSDGKTLWLECAMSPWYGSEGRVEGYIVVGRDVTPMRKMEIQMLQLEKMRALGQMAAGVAHDFNNFLAVIMGQAELALMDKTLSARQRQALEAIRRAAVDGAQVVRRLATLARLRSEGQAEPVDVQKVCRDALESTRFAWQERAARQGVTIHLATAFQDTPPAACTESELREVLINLILNAIDAMPQGGTLTLSCFTKDDRVCIAVQDTGTGIPPEVRSHLFEPFFTTKGPKGTGLGLAVSYSIIKRYGGDISVETEVGKGSTFTVSLPVAPAPSEQSPHAQQRTAAPRSLHLLVVEDDPAVADMLEHMLTSLGHRPRVFRDPAKALEAVGTQEWDALVTDLAMPGLTGWDVATYAKKARPTLPVLLLTGYGDHIDPHEAQAHGVDRVLGKPLSPQDLASALLAVVEGGSKAAPRG; the protein is encoded by the coding sequence ATGTCTGCGCCCGGACTCGACGACCTTTTCGCAAGCAATGGAGCAGACCGCCTCCTCCGGGCTATTGAGCAGGTGGCTTTGACCCACCTGTCTAGCCTTCCCACCTCGGCCATGATGGAGCGCCTGGCGGGTATCGTGGGCGAGGCCCTAGATGCCAGGGTGGTCATCATCCGCCGCTACGACCCGCACCAGAATGTCCTCGAGGCGGTGGCCTCCTGGGGCCTCCCCCTGCAAGAAGTTCCCTATCCCCGTATCGCCGTTGACCGGGATTTCCTCGGGCGTTTAAACGCCTTGCACACCTTCTCAGTTGTGCATACTGCCGAGTATCCCCACGACCCCGCCATTCGCACTCTAGCCGAACGGCTAGGGGTGCAAACCTCCCTGGGCGTTCCCTTGCGAGCAGGGGATACCTACCTGGGAAGCCTGCGCATCCACTTCCCTCTCAAGCGCACCTTCTCCCCTCAGGAGACGGCGCTCGTCCAAGCGGTGGCCGACCGCGTCGCCCAGGCGTTATATCACGCCCAGACCCTGGAGAGGGAACAGAGCGCCCGCCGCCACGCCGAGGCGCTCCTCGCCATCGCCCAAGCCGGCCTGGCCAATGCCCCCCTCTCCGAAGTCCTGCAGGGCCTGGCCACCGCCATTCACAAAGCCGTCCGTGCCGATGTGGTCATCCGCCTCTGGGACGAGTCCCAGCAGGGCCTTATCCTGGGAGCCTGCACCCCACCCACCCCGCCAGGCTGGACCCGCCCCCGTGTCCTCCCCCTGGACACCTTCGCCGGCAAGGCCTTTCGTGAAAACCGCACCCTTATCGCCACCCAGTTCTCCAGGGATGACCCCCTCTTTCGTCTTTTCCCCTCCACTTTCTGCGCTACCATTGCCATTCCTATTCCCGGTGGGGAACACCCCCTGGGCACCTTGGCTCTGTGTTGGACGCACCCCTACACCCCCACTGCGGACGAGCAAAACCTCCTGGAGACAGCAGCCGCTTTGGCCGGCCAAGCCATCCGCCGCTCCCAGGCCCTCGAACAGGAGTGCCAGGCGCGCCGCCATGCCGAGTCCCTCCTGGCCATTGCTAAAGCCGGCCTCGCCCATGCCCCCCTTCCCGATGTCCTGCAAGGTTTAGCCAAAGTCATCCTGGTCTCCCTGCAAGCAGACAGGGTCGTCCTCCGTCTGTGGAACGAAAAGACCCAAACCCTAGACCTCGCCGCCTTCGCCCCTGCCCTCCTGGAACCCATTCTCACCCCCCGCCACACTCACAGTCAGCAGACCTTTTCCCTGCGCGTGTTCCAGGAGAAGCGCACCCTGGCCCTTCCCGATATCGCCCATGACCCCATCGCCCGCTCCACCTTCCACCCCTCCATCGTCTCCACCCTAGGCACCCCCATCCTGAGCGACGGCTCCCCGCTAGGTGTCATCCATGTGGACTGGACTTCACCCCATACCCCTACGCCGAAGGAGCAGACCCTCCTGGAGACCGCCGCCGCCCTGGCTGGCCAGGCCATCCGACGGGCCACAGCCCTGGAACAGGAGCACCAGGCCCGCCGCTGGGCCGAAGCGTTGGCCCAGGTCCTGCAGGAAGGCACCCGCAGCGCCCCCCTCCCCCACATCCTCCAACGCATCCTGGTGCACATGGTCGCCTACTGGGGAGCAACGGGGGGCATCGTGCGCCTCCTGGACAAGGCCACCCAATCCCTTGTGGCTGTGGCCTGTGTGGGCTACCGCATGGAGGACCTCACCCCCCAGCCGATAGACGGCAGCGGCGGGGGACTCTCCCGCATTATCTTCGCCTCCCGCGCCACACGCCTCTACGGCTACGCCGACCTCCTGCAAGCCCGCTCCCTTACGGCTCTGCTCGGACACAAGATGCTCCTGGGAGCACCCCTGGAGATCCAGGGCGAGCCGGTCGGCGTCCTCCACCTGGACTGGAAAGAGGAGCGGGACTTCACCCCCGAGGATATAGAGCGTTTCACCCTCATGGTGCGCACCGCCTCCCAGGCGGTGGAGCGGGTTTGGCTGACGGAAAAGGCGCAACAACAGGCTCGAGCCCTTCAGTATCAGGCCGCTATCTTGGCTCAGGTGCAAGATATCATCACAGTTACCGACCTTGAGGGCAAGGTGCGGTACTGGTCTCCCGGGGCGGAACGGCTTCTGGGCATCCCCTCCTCCGCGACCCTGGGCGCATCCCTTTACTCCCTCCTGGGGGGCACACCCCAGGATTGGGAGGAGTGCGTGCGCCACATCGCCGCAGGGCGTATCCCCGCTACCCGCTCCTGCCCCGTCACCACCTCCGATGGCAAAACCTTGTGGCTAGAGTGCGCCATGTCGCCCTGGTACGGCAGCGAGGGCCGGGTGGAGGGCTATATCGTCGTCGGGCGGGATGTTACCCCGATGCGCAAGATGGAGATCCAGATGCTCCAACTGGAGAAGATGCGCGCCCTGGGGCAGATGGCCGCCGGCGTCGCCCACGATTTCAACAACTTCCTGGCCGTCATTATGGGGCAGGCCGAACTGGCCCTTATGGACAAGACCCTCTCCGCCCGCCAGCGCCAAGCCCTAGAAGCCATCCGCCGCGCCGCCGTGGACGGTGCCCAGGTGGTGCGCCGTCTAGCCACCCTTGCCCGCTTGCGCTCCGAAGGCCAGGCCGAACCCGTGGATGTGCAGAAGGTCTGCCGCGACGCCTTGGAGAGCACCCGCTTCGCCTGGCAGGAGCGGGCCGCCCGGCAAGGCGTTACCATCCACCTGGCCACCGCCTTCCAGGACACCCCCCCTGCCGCCTGCACCGAGTCCGAACTGCGCGAAGTGCTCATCAACCTCATCCTCAACGCCATTGATGCCATGCCCCAGGGCGGCACCCTCACCCTCTCCTGTTTCACAAAGGATGACCGTGTCTGCATCGCCGTCCAAGACACGGGCACGGGCATCCCCCCCGAGGTGCGCTCCCACCTGTTTGAACCCTTCTTCACCACCAAAGGCCCTAAGGGCACCGGGCTAGGCTTGGCCGTCTCCTACAGCATCATCAAGCGCTATGGCGGAGACATCAGCGTGGAGACCGAGGTGGGCAAAGGCTCCACCTTTACCGTGTCCCTGCCCGTCGCCCCCGCACCCTCAGAACAATCCCCCCATGCACAGCAACGCACCGCCGCCCCCCGCAGTTTGCACCTCCTGGTGGTGGAGGACGACCCCGCTGTCGCCGACATGCTGGAGCATATGCTCACCAGTTTGGGCCATCGGCCCCGGGTCTTCCGCGACCCCGCCAAAGCCCTGGAAGCCGTGGGCACCCAGGAGTGGGACGCCCTCGTGACCGACCTGGCCATGCCCGGCTTGACCGGGTGGGATGTGGCCACCTATGCCAAGAAGGCCCGCCCCACCCTCCCTGTCCTCCTGCTCACCGGGTACGGAGACCACATAGATCCCCACGAGGCCCAAGCCCACGGTGTAGACCGCGTCCTGGGGAAACCCCTCTCCCCCCAGGACCTGGCCTCTGCTTTGCTGGCCGTTGTGGAAGGGGGGAGCAAAGCCGCCCCGCGGGGGTAA